A genomic region of Candidatus Tanganyikabacteria bacterium contains the following coding sequences:
- a CDS encoding SOS response-associated peptidase, protein MCGRFSLTTAGPILADLFEVAEEDALVLAEWRARYNIAPTQSILAIRAAEGKRRADLLRWGLIPRWAKDPKAGPAPINARADTVAEKPMFKGLLKSRRAVVPADGFFEWQKEGGKKLPRYFQLRDGGPFGIAALWESWRGPEQQIESVTLLTTEPNDLVATVHDRMPAILPPAAIAAWLDPETTDPARLVPLLAPFPAALMRMTPVSTRVNVATVDDPDCVRPLGEQGELL, encoded by the coding sequence GTGTGCGGACGCTTCAGCCTGACTACGGCCGGGCCCATCCTGGCCGACCTCTTCGAGGTGGCCGAGGAGGATGCGCTTGTCCTGGCCGAATGGCGCGCCCGCTACAACATCGCGCCCACCCAGTCGATCCTGGCGATCCGGGCCGCCGAAGGCAAGCGCCGGGCCGATCTGCTGCGCTGGGGCCTGATCCCGCGCTGGGCCAAGGACCCGAAAGCGGGGCCGGCGCCCATCAATGCTCGCGCCGACACGGTCGCCGAGAAGCCCATGTTCAAGGGCCTGCTCAAGTCGCGGCGGGCCGTCGTGCCCGCCGACGGCTTCTTCGAGTGGCAGAAGGAAGGCGGGAAGAAGCTGCCGCGCTACTTCCAGCTGAGGGACGGGGGGCCGTTCGGCATCGCGGCGCTCTGGGAATCCTGGCGCGGGCCCGAGCAGCAGATCGAGTCGGTGACGCTGTTGACCACCGAACCCAACGACCTGGTGGCCACGGTGCACGACCGCATGCCCGCCATCCTGCCGCCCGCGGCGATCGCCGCCTGGCTGGATCCCGAAACCACCGATCCCGCCAGGCTCGTCCCGCTCCTGGCGCCTTTCCCGGCCGCCCTGATGCGGATGACGCCGGTCAGCACGCGCGTGAACGTCGCC